A window of Bombyx mori chromosome 2, ASM3026992v2 contains these coding sequences:
- the LOC110385430 gene encoding chorion class B protein M2807, with amino-acid sequence MAAKLILFVCATALVAQSVLSIGCGCGGRGYGGLGYGGLGYGGLGYGGLGGGCGRGFSGGGLPVATASAAPTGLGIASENRYEGTVGVCGNLPFLGTADVAGEFPTAGIGEIDYGCGNGAVGITREGGFGYGAGYGDGYGLGFGGYGGGYGLGYGGYGGCGCGCGY; translated from the exons ATGGCCGCTAAACTCATTCTCTTCGTCTGCGCCACCGCCCTCGTGGCACAG TCCGTTTTGAGCATTGGTTGTGGTTGCGGAGGTCGTGGTTACGGCGGTCTGGGCTATGGTGGTTTGGGCTATGGTGGTCTGGGCTACGGGGGTCTTGGAGGTGGATGCGGTCGCGGTTTCAGCGGTGGTGGTCTCCCTGTTGCTACTGCCTCTGCTGCTCCCACTGGGCTTGGGATAGCTTCCGAGAACAGGTATGAGGGTACCGTCGGTGTCTGCGGCAACCTGCCGTTCCTTGGTACTGCTGATGTCGCTGGCGAGTTCCCCACCGCCGGTATTGGTGAAATCGATTACGGCTGCGGAAACGGTGCCGTTGGTATTACCCGCGAGGGTGGATTCGGCTATGGAGCTGGTTACGGAGACGGCTACGGTCTCGGCTTTGGAGGCTACGGAGGCGGCTACGGTCTCGGCTATGGAGGCTACGGCGGATGCGGATGTGGCTGCGGCTACTGA
- the LOC101741670 gene encoding chorion class A protein L11-like: MSTFAFLLLCVQACLIQNVYGQCLGRGLGGCGCGGGLGGYGLGYGLGGYGGGYGYGGYGGGYYGGYGGEGVGNVGVAGVLPVGGVTAVGGRVPIIGGVEFGGPACAGGCVSICGHCAPTCGCGYGGRYY; the protein is encoded by the exons ATGTCCACCTTCGCTTTCCTCCTCCTCTGCGTTCAGGCTTGCCTGATccaa AACGTCTACGGACAGTGCCTGGGTAGAGGACTGGGAGGCTGCGGCTGTGGAGGCGGCCTGGGTGGCTACGGACTCGGCTACGGCTTGGGTGGATACGGCGGCGGATATGGCTATGGCGGATACGGCGGTGGTTATTACGGTGGCTATGGCGGCGAGGGCGTCGGTAACGTGGGTGTCGCCGGTGTGCTGCCCGTCGGTGGTGTCACCGCTGTCGGTGGCCGCGTGCCCATCATCGGTGGTGTCGAGTTCGGAGGTCCCGCCTGCGCTGGCGGCTGCGTCTCTATCTGCGGACATTGCGCCCCTACCTGCGGCTGCGGATACGGTGGTCGCTATTACTGA